In a genomic window of Rhinoderma darwinii isolate aRhiDar2 chromosome 10, aRhiDar2.hap1, whole genome shotgun sequence:
- the LOC142661957 gene encoding tyrosine-protein phosphatase non-receptor type 11-like produces MTSRRWFHPNINGLEAETLLLTHGVHGSFLARPSKSNPGDFTLSVRRHDEVTHIKIQNTGDFYDLYGGETFATLAELVQCYTEQQGLLREKNGDVIELKYPLNSQDPTSERWYHGHLSGREAEKLLLEKGKPGSFLVRESQSKPGDFVLSVLTSEEKLENGERKSRVTHVMIRFQPDGKYDVGGGERFDTLTDLLEHYKKNPMVEKSGAVVHLKQPFNATRINAAKIDSRVRELNKMADNTEKAKQGFWEEFEMLQQQECKLLYPRKEGQRPENKIKNRYKNILPFDTTRVALRDTDDSIPGSDYINANYIKSTLDEARGNRLYKMYIATQGCLQNTVCDFWSMVYQENTHVIVMTTKEMERSRKKCFRYWPEESCSDYGCIQVLRKDFHEEKDYILRELQMSRTDREEPPRQIWHYQYLSWPDHGVPNEPVGVLSFLEEINAVQQSIPDSGPIVVHCSAGIGRTGTIIVIDILVDIINRQGLDCDIDIPKTIQMVRQQRSGMVQTEAQYKFIYMAVQKYIESRKKYLEDEQRGRTKDREYSNIHYPIGEKLKPKAPSAAAPSQPRISDDSTCVYENLNIRSADKSSTSNAAR; encoded by the exons GAGACATGATGAAGTCACGCACATTAAAATCCAGAATACGGGGGATTTCTATGACTTGTATGGCGGAGAGACGTTCGCCACATTGGCTGAGCTGGTTCAGTGTTATACAGAGCAGCAGGGTCTTCTGCGAGAGAAGAACGGAGATGTGATTGAGCTCAAGTACCCGCTGAACTCGCAGGATCCGACATCAGAGAG GTGgtaccatggacatctctctggtaGAGAAGCGGAGAAACTCCTGCTGGAAAAGGGAAAGCCTGGAAGTTTTCTAGTGCGGGAAAGTCAGAGCAAGCCGGGGGACTTTGTGTTATCTGTTTTAACAAGTGAGGAGAAGCTAGAGAATGGGGAACGTAAATCTCGCGTCACACATGTGATGATCCGGTTCCAG CCAGATGGTAAATATGATGTTGGAGGAGGGGAACGCTTTGATACACTGACCGACCTTCTGGAGCACTACAAGAAGAACCCTATGGTAGAGAAGTCGGGAGCAGTGGTGCATCTTAAACAG ccattcAACGCGACACGGATCAATGCCGCTAAGATTGACTCTAGAGTACGAGAGCTTAACAAAATGGCGGACAACACCGAGAAGGCCAAGCAAGGGTTCTGGGAGGAGTTTGAG ATGCTGCAGCAACAAGAATGTAAACTGCTCTATCCCAGGAAAGAAGGACAAAGGCCCGAGAACAAAATCAAAAACCGATACAAGAATATTCTGCCTT ttgaTACCACGAGGGTTGCTTTGAGAGACACGGACGATAGCATTCCTGGGTCAGATTATATTAATGCCAATTACATCAAG AGTACTCTGGATGAGGCACGTGGGAACCGGCTCTATAAAATGTATATAGCCACTCAGGGATGTCTGCAGAACACAGTGTGTGACTTCTGGTCCATGGTCTATCAGGAGAACACTCATGTTATTGTTATGACTACTAAAGAGATGGAGCGCTCAAGG AAAAAATGTTTTCGTTACTGGCCTGAAGAAAGCTGCTCTGATTATGGCTGCATCCAAGTTTTGCGCAAGGACTTTCATGAAGAAAAAGATTATATCCTGCGGGAGTTACAGATGTCACGCACAGACAGG GAGGAGCCTCCAAGGCAAATTTGGCACTATCAATATCTAAGCTGGCCAGACCATGGGGTTCCCAATGAGCCAGTGGGTGTTCTAAGTTTCCTAGAAGAAATTAATGCAGTACAACAAAGCATTCCCGACTCTGGACCTATAGTGGTGCACTGCAG TGCTGGAATTGGGCGCACCGGTACGATCATAGTAATTGATATTCTAGTCGACATTATAAACAGACAAG gTCTGGACTGTGACATTGACATCCCAAAAACTATTCAGATGGTGAGACAGCAGCGCTCAGGAATGGTGCAGACCGAGGCGCAGTATAAATTCATCTACATGGCTGTACAGAAATATATCGAGAGCAGGAAGAAATATCTGGAGGACGAGCAG aggggCAGAACAAAAGATCGTGAATATAGCAACATTCATTATCCAATTGGGGAGAAGCTAAAACCCAAAGCGCCTTCAGCTGCAGCACCTAGCCAACCTAG AATCAGCGATGATTCCACCTGTGTCTATGAGAATCTGAACATTAGAAGCGCCGACAAATCAAGTACTAGTAATGCCGCCAGATAA